The Streptomyces sp. NBC_00459 DNA segment GCGTCGATCACCTCGACGTGCGGGGGCAGTTCGGCGAGGAGGTCGCGGGGACCGAGGCGGTCCGCGATGACGACGTCGGCCTCTGCCAGCAGACGGCGGCCCCTGACCGTGATCAGGTCCGGGTCGCCGGGGCCGCCGCCGACGAGGGCGACTCCGGGGGCGCGGGTGCGGTGGTGGGGTGCGACGAGTGTGCCGTCGCGCAGGCCCTCGACGACCGCGTCGCGGATGGCGGCGGTGTGGCGGGGGTCTCGGCCCTTGGCGTCCGTGGTGAGGACGGCGACCGTGACGCCCTCGCTGTGGCCGGTGGCCGGCGTCCAGGCCGTCGCCGCGTCGGCGTCGTCGGAGCGGACGCACCAGACGCGGTGACGCTCGGCCTCGGCGGAGGCGCGGGCGTTGGCCTGCGTGTCGCTGGTCGCGATCAGGGCGTACCAGGCGTCCGCCAGGTCGCCGTCCGCGTAGGGGCGGCGCTCCCAGGTGAGTTCGCCCGCGTCCGCCATCGCCTCCACGGAGGGAGTTGCCTCCGGCGATACGAGGAGGATGTCCGCGCCCGCCGCGATGAGGGCGGGGAGGCGGCGCTGAGCCACCTGGCCTGCGCCCAGGACCACGACTCGGCGGCCGGTGAGGCGGAGGCCTACGGGGTAGGCGGGATGTTCGGCCATGGGGGTGCGGCTCCCTCGTGCGGGTCGTTCCGATCGGGGGCCTGTGGGTCGCCCTGTGGGTCTGGCGTGGGCCCTGACGTGCGCATTTTACGGTGCGGGTGGGGTGGGGGCCGGGCGCGGGGGTTCCTCTCCCCCAAGCCCACCCCTTCCCGGAACTGGGGGCTCTGCCCTCGGACCCCCGTGCGTGCGGGTCCGTTCGCGGCTGTGCCCACCCGTTCCGCCCCAGCAGAACGACTGTCCACAGCCGCCGCAGCCCCTACTTCTCCGTTACTCCCGCCGAGTCGAACGTCGCCACCTCGTGCATCGCCCTCGCCGTGCTCTGGACCATCGGGAGGGCCAGCAGCGCGCCCGTGCCCTCGCCCAGGCGGAGGTCCAGGTCGATCAGGGGACGCAGGCCCAGCTTGTTCAGGGCCGCGACATGACCCGGTTCCGCGCTGCGGTGGCCCGCGATGCACGCGGCCAGGACCTCGGGGGCGATGGCGCGGGCCACCAGGGCGGCGGCGCCGGCGCTGACGCCGTCCAGGATCACGGGCGTACGGAGGGAGGCACCGCCGAGGAGGAGGCCGACCATCGCCGCATGTTCGAAGCCTCCGATAGCCGACAGGACGCCGATCGGGTCGGCCGGATCCGGCTGGTGGAAGTCGATGGCACGGCGGACCACCTCGGTCTTGCGGGCGAGCGTCTCGTCGTTGATCCCGGTGCCCCGGCCCGTGACCTCGGCGGGGTCCGTGTCCGTGAAGACCGAGATCAGGGCGGCCGACGCCGTGGTGTTCGCGATGCCCATCTCGCCCGTGAGCAGGGCCTTGTTGCCGGCCGCCACCAGGTCGCGGGCCGTCTCGATGCCGACCTCGATGGCCGCCTTGGCCTCCTCGCGGGTCATCGCGGGGCCGGTCGTCATGTCGGACGTGCCCGCGCGGATCTTGCGCGGCAGCAGGCCGGGGGTTGCGGGCAGGTCCGAGGCGACGCCCACGTCGATCACGCAGACCTCGGCGCCCACCTGGTTCGCGAAGGCGTTGCAGACCGCGCCGCCGCCGAGGAAGTTGGCGACCATCTGCGCGGTCACCTCCTGCGGCCAGGGGGTGACGCCCTGGGCGTGCACTCCGTGGTCGCCCGCGAAGATCGCGACCGCCGCCGGCTCGGGGATCGGGGGCGGGCACATCCGGGACAACCCCGACAACTGCGCGGAGATGATCTCCAGCATGCCGAGCGCACCCGCCGGCTTCGTCATCCGCTTCTGGCGCTCCCACGCCTCACCGAGCGCCTTGGCGTCCAGCGGGCGGATGTTGGCGACGGTCTCGGCGAGCAGGTCGTGCGGCTCCTCACCGGGCAGCGCCCGACGGCCGTACGTCTCCTCGTGCACGACCCACGACAAGGGGCGGCGCTTGGACCAGCCCGCCTGCATCAGCTCGGGCTCCTCCGGGAACTCGTCGACGTAGCCGACGCAGAGATAGGCCACGACCTCCAGATGCTCGGGGAGGCCCAGTGCCCGGACCATCTCGCGCTCGTCGAAGAAGCTGACCCATCCGACGCCGAGGCCCTCGGCGCGGGCCGCCAGCCACAGGTTCTCGACCGCGAGCGCGGAGGAGTAGGGGGCCATCTGCGGCTGGGTGTGCCGACCGAGGGTGTGACGGCCGCCGCGGGTCGGGTCGGCTGTTACGACGATGTTCACCGGGGTGTCGAGGATGGCCTCGATCTTCAGTTCCTTGAACTGCTTCGCCCGGCCCTTGGGCAGCGACCTGGCGTACGCCTCCCGCTGCCGCGCGGCCAGTTCGTGCATCGTGCCGCGGGTCTCCGCCGAGCGGATCACGACGAAGTCCCAGGGCTGCGAGTGGCCGACGGAGGGCGCCGTGTGGGCCGCCTCCAGCACGCGCAGCAGTACGTCGTGCGGGATCGGGTCGCTGCGGAAGCCGTTGCGGATGTCCCGGCGCTCGCGCATCACCTTGAGCACGGCCTCGCGCTCGGCGTCGTCGTAACCGGGAGCGGCGGGGCCGGTGGACTGTCGTACGTCTTCCACCGCGGCCGTGCTCTCTTCGCCCTCTTCCCGGTCTTCCTGGTCGGCGGCCCTCGTGTTCATGTCCTCCGCCTGCTGCGCCACCTGTACGGCGTCGGGGGCGGGGGCGGGTTCGGTCTCCTCGGTCGGCACCGCCGGCACCGGGTCGGGGGTCGGTTCCGCCTCCTGAAGGGCCGGGACCTCGGTCTCCGCCGCTTCCGGCTCCGGTCGCGGAGTCCGGAGGGCGATCACCGGTGCGGGCGTGTGCTCCGCCTCCGGGAGGAGGCCGAGCCCGTGCGGGGGCGTCGGGGCCAGGTACGGGGTGGCGGGCACAGAGCCGTCCACCGGGACGAACTCGCCCACCGGCTCGGCGAACGACGGCTCGGCCGGCAGTGGGGGCTGGTCGGCCGGCTCGGCGAACCGGGTGGGTTCCTCGGCGGTCTCCGCATACTGCTCGACGGCGACAGCAGCGGGTTCCGGGGCAGGGTGCGTAGGAACAGGCGGCTGGTCGCCCGGGGTGGCCGGTGCGAGGACGGCTTCGGGTTCGGCTGTCTCTTC contains these protein-coding regions:
- the cobA gene encoding uroporphyrinogen-III C-methyltransferase codes for the protein MAEHPAYPVGLRLTGRRVVVLGAGQVAQRRLPALIAAGADILLVSPEATPSVEAMADAGELTWERRPYADGDLADAWYALIATSDTQANARASAEAERHRVWCVRSDDADAATAWTPATGHSEGVTVAVLTTDAKGRDPRHTAAIRDAVVEGLRDGTLVAPHHRTRAPGVALVGGGPGDPDLITVRGRRLLAEADVVIADRLGPRDLLAELPPHVEVIDAAKIPYGRFMAQEAINNALIEHAKLGKRVVRLKGGDPYVYGRGMEEVQALAEAGIACTVVPGISSSISVPGAAGIPVTHRGVAHEFTVVSGHVAPDDERSLVDWPSLAKLTGTLVVLMGVDKIGRIAETLVAHGKSPDTPVALVQEGTTAAQRRVDATLATVAETVRTQDVKPPAVIVIGAVVNVGPETSV
- the cobT gene encoding nicotinate-nucleotide--dimethylbenzimidazole phosphoribosyltransferase; this encodes MTDTGQVPAEGLPENAGMVEQPGVPTHGAYTYLSETTAEDEDLLLLPGAQSAWGNEVAPPTPAPVVEAVHEPGPHETGGRDSGSVDLSAVRLATQTPVSQAAAPVAPRRPLHLGPPTPDASASPVRSLADRGPAGMPAPVRQFGTPVQAPEYLDAAPLLAEAAPQGAAPWGAQAPAHTVVQAAPAPPLVSEAAHPAETVAPLLAETPAPEAAPESAEVPEQAEPVAVLQEATPEASSEEPAGAYGTPEPTAPPAVHPPENAYAFEAPLTPDPVVAIPAAGDPEAGAVFQAPSVTPEVAHAPQETEGAVTQPEDALIVVPEADPLVPEAEPVLDANAPVVPEEPVVPDAELVQDVPAVPEAQFAPEAHEETAAPIAPQADPEGEPQAVDPGSHAEAPGVPVGEFPTPPAAEELPVAHPVDPASQLADTAAQVTEAATLAEPLYEAAPTEAPAPVLEPVATEPVAAEEETAEPEAVLAPATPGDQPPVPTHPAPEPAAVAVEQYAETAEEPTRFAEPADQPPLPAEPSFAEPVGEFVPVDGSVPATPYLAPTPPHGLGLLPEAEHTPAPVIALRTPRPEPEAAETEVPALQEAEPTPDPVPAVPTEETEPAPAPDAVQVAQQAEDMNTRAADQEDREEGEESTAAVEDVRQSTGPAAPGYDDAEREAVLKVMRERRDIRNGFRSDPIPHDVLLRVLEAAHTAPSVGHSQPWDFVVIRSAETRGTMHELAARQREAYARSLPKGRAKQFKELKIEAILDTPVNIVVTADPTRGGRHTLGRHTQPQMAPYSSALAVENLWLAARAEGLGVGWVSFFDEREMVRALGLPEHLEVVAYLCVGYVDEFPEEPELMQAGWSKRRPLSWVVHEETYGRRALPGEEPHDLLAETVANIRPLDAKALGEAWERQKRMTKPAGALGMLEIISAQLSGLSRMCPPPIPEPAAVAIFAGDHGVHAQGVTPWPQEVTAQMVANFLGGGAVCNAFANQVGAEVCVIDVGVASDLPATPGLLPRKIRAGTSDMTTGPAMTREEAKAAIEVGIETARDLVAAGNKALLTGEMGIANTTASAALISVFTDTDPAEVTGRGTGINDETLARKTEVVRRAIDFHQPDPADPIGVLSAIGGFEHAAMVGLLLGGASLRTPVILDGVSAGAAALVARAIAPEVLAACIAGHRSAEPGHVAALNKLGLRPLIDLDLRLGEGTGALLALPMVQSTARAMHEVATFDSAGVTEK